A window from Rhinolophus sinicus isolate RSC01 linkage group LG01, ASM3656204v1, whole genome shotgun sequence encodes these proteins:
- the SLITRK3 gene encoding SLIT and NTRK-like protein 3 isoform X1 has product MYPKDQEERHPARKRFCNQPRMMKPSIAEMLHRGRMLWIILLSTIALGWTTPIPLIEDSEEIDEPCFDPCYCEVKESLFHIHCDNKGFTNISQITEFWSRPFKLYLQRNSMRKLYTNSFLHLNNAVSINLGNNALQDIQTGAFNGLKILKRLYLHENKLDVFRNDTFLGLDSLEYLQADYNVIKRIESGAFRNLSKLRVLILNDNLIPMLPTNLFKAVSLTHLDLRGNRLKVLFYRGMLDHIGRNLMELQLEENPWNCTCEIVQLKSWLERIPYTALVGDITCETPFHFHGKDLREIRKTELCPLLSDSEVEASLGIPHLSLNKENAWPTKPSSMLSSVHFTASSVEYKSSNKQPKPTKQPRTPRPPSTSQALYPGPNQPPIAPYQTRPPIPIICPTGCTCNLHINDLGLTVNCKERGFNNISELLPRPLNAKKLYLSSNLIQKIYRSDFWNFSSLDLLHLGNNRISYVQDGAFINLPNLKSLFLNGNDIEKLTPGMFRGLQSLHYLYFEFNVIREIQPAAFSLMPNLKLLFLNNNLLRTLPTDTFAGTSLARLNLRKNYFLYLPVAGVLEHLNAIVQIDLNENPWDCTCDLVPFKQWIETISSVSVVGDVLCRSPENLTHRDVRTIELEVLCPEMLHTAPAGASPAQPGDSHFAGGPTSASPYEFASSGGPVPLSVLILSLLVLFFSAVFVAAGLFAYVLRRRRKKLPFRSKRQEGVDLTGIQMQCHRLFEDGGGGGGGGGGGGRPTLSSPEKAPPVGHVYEYIPHPVTQMCNNPIYKPREEEEVAVSSVQETGSAERGGPGTQPPGMGEVLLGSEQFVETPKENHSNYRTLLEKEKEWALAVSSSQLNTIVTVNHHHPHPHHPAVGGVSGVVAGTGGDLAGFRHHEKNGGVVLFPPGGGCGGGSVLLDRERPQPAPCTVGFVDCLYGTVPKLKELHVHPPGMQYPDLQQDARLKETLLFSAGKGFTDHQTQKSDYLELRAKLQTKPDYLEVLEKTAYRF; this is encoded by the exons atgtATCCAAAGGATCAAGAGGAAAGACACCCGGCGAGGAAAAGG TTTTGTAATCAACCACGAATGATGAAACCGTCCATAGCTGAGATGCTTCATAGAGGGAGGATGTTGTGGATTATTCTTCTAAGCACAATTGCTCTGGGATGGACTACCCCGATTCCCCTGATAGAGGACTCAGAGGAAATAGATGAGCCCTGCTTTGATCCATGCTACTGTGAAGTTAAAGAGAGCCTTTTCCATATACATtgtgacaacaaaggatttacaAATATTAGTCAGATTACTGAGTTCTGGTCCAGACCTTTTAAACTGTATCTGCAGAGGAATTCGATGAGGAAATTGTACACCAacagttttcttcatttgaataaTGCTGTGTCCATTAACCTGGGGAACAATGCATTGCAGGACATTCAAACGGGAGCTTTCAATGGTCTTAAGATTTTAAAGAGGCTCTATCTCCATGAGAACAAACTAGATGTCTTCAGAAATGACACCTTCCTGGGCTTGGACAGTCTCGAATATCTGCAGGCAGATTACAACGTCATTAAACGTATTGAGAGTGGGGCATTTCGGAACCTAAGCAAACTGAGGGttctgattttaaatgataatctcATCCCCATGCTTCCAACCAATTTGTTTAAGGCCGTCTCCTTAACCCATCTGGACTTGCGTGGAAACAGGTTAAAGGTTCTGTTTTATCGAGGAATGCTAGACCACATTGGCAGGAACCTGATGGAGCTCCAGCTGGAAGAAAATCCCTGGAACTGTACATGTGAGATTGTGCAACTGAAGAGTTGGCTGGAACGTATTCCTTACACTGCCCTGGTGGGAGACATCACCTGTGAGACCCCTTTCCACTTTCATGGAAAGGACCTGCGAGAAATCAGGAAGACAGAACTCTGTCCTTTGTTGTCGGACTCTGAGGTGGAGGCTAGTTTGGGGATTCCCCACTTGTCTTTGAACAAGGAGAATGCATGGCCAACTAAGCCTTCCTCAATGTTGTCTTCTGTCCATTTTACTGCTTCCTCTGTTGAATACAAGTCCTCAAATAAGCAGCCCAAACCCACCAAACAACCCCGAACACCACGGCCACCATCCACATCCCAAGCTTTATACCCTGGTCCAAACCAACCTCCCATTGCTCCTTACCAGACCAGACCACCCATTCCCATCATATGCCCTACTGGCTGTACCTGTAATTTGCACATCAATGACCTTGGCCTGACTGTCAACTGCAAAGAGCGAGGATTTAATAACATTTCTGAACTTCTTCCAAGGCCACTGAATGCCAAGAAACTGTACCTGAGTAGCAATCTGATTCAGAAAATATACCGTTCCGATTTTTGGAATTTCTCTTCATTGGATCTCTTGCATCTCGGGAACAATCGTATTTCTTATGTCCAGGATGGGGCCTTCATCAACTTGCCCAACCTAAAGAGTCTCTTTCTCAATGGCAATGATATCGAGAAGCTGACACCAGGCATGTTCCGAGGCCTACAGAGTTTGCACTACTTGTATTTTGAGTTCAATGTCATTCGGGAAATCCAGCCTGCAGCCTTCAGCCTCATGCCCAACTTGAAGCTACTATTCCTCAATAATAACTTGTTGAGGACCCTGCCAACGGACACCTTTGCAGGCACATCCCTGGCCCGGCTCAACCTGAGGAAAAACTACTTCCTCTACCTTCCTGTGGCTGGTGTCCTAGAGCATTTGAATGCCATTGTCCAGATAGACCTCAATGAGAATCCCTGGGACTGCACCTGTGACCTGGTCCCCTTTAAACAGTGGATCGAAACCATCAGCTCAGTCAGTGTAGTCGGGGATGTACTCTGCAGGAGCCCTGAAAACCTCACCCACCGTGATGTGCGCACTATCGAGCTGGAAGTCCTCTGCCCAGAGATGCTGCACACTGCACCTGCGggagcctccccagcccagcctggagaTTCTCACTTTGCTGGCGGGCCAACAAGTGCATCACCGTATGAGTTTGCTTCGTCCGGAGGCCCAGTGCCACTTTCTGTGTTGATTCTCAGCCTGCTGGTTCTGTTTTTTTCAGCAGTCTTCGTAGCTGCAGGCCTCTTTGCTTATGTGCTGCGCCGGCGCCGGAAGAAGCTGCCCTTTAGAAGCAAGCGGCAGGAAGGTGTAGACCTTACTGGTATCCAGATGCAATGCCACCGGCTTTTTGAAGATGgtggaggaggtggaggtggaggtggaggtgggggtcgACCAACTCTTTCGTCCCCAGAGAAGGCCCCTCCCGTGGGTCATGTCTATGAGTACATTCCTCACCCAGTTACCCAGATGTGCAACAACCCCATCTACAAGCCTCGTGAGGAAGAGGAAGTGGCTGTTTCATCAGTCCAGGAGACAGGGAGTGCAGAACGTGGGGGTCCCGGGACACAACCGCCAGGAATGGGTGAGGTTCTCCTCGGAAGTGAGCAGTTTGTTGAGACGCCCAAGGAGAACCACAGCAACTACCGGACCTtgctggagaaagaaaaggagtggGCCCTGGCAGTATCCAGCTCCCAGCTCAACACCATAGTGACAGTGAACCATcatcaccctcaccctcaccaccCAGCAGTTGGTGGGGTTTCGGGGGTAGTTGCAGGAACAGGAGGAGACTTGGCTGGGTTCCGCCACCATGAGAAGAACGGTGGGGTGGTGCTGTTTCCTCCGGGGGGAGGCTGTGGTGGTGGCAGTGTGCTACTAGACCGAGAGAGGCCACAGCCAGCTCCCTGCACAGTGGGATTCGTGGACTGTCTCTATGGCACAGTGCCCAAATTAAAGGAACTGCACGTCCACCCTCCTGGCATGCAATACCCAGACTTACAGCAGGATGCCAGGCTCAAAGAAACCCTTCTCTTCTCGGCTGGAAAGGGCTTCACAGACCACCAAACCCAAAAAAGTGATTACCTCGAGTTAAGGGCCAAACTTCAAACCAAGCCGGATTACCTCGAAGTCCTGGAGAAGACAGCATATAGGTtctaa
- the SLITRK3 gene encoding SLIT and NTRK-like protein 3 isoform X2, translating to MMKPSIAEMLHRGRMLWIILLSTIALGWTTPIPLIEDSEEIDEPCFDPCYCEVKESLFHIHCDNKGFTNISQITEFWSRPFKLYLQRNSMRKLYTNSFLHLNNAVSINLGNNALQDIQTGAFNGLKILKRLYLHENKLDVFRNDTFLGLDSLEYLQADYNVIKRIESGAFRNLSKLRVLILNDNLIPMLPTNLFKAVSLTHLDLRGNRLKVLFYRGMLDHIGRNLMELQLEENPWNCTCEIVQLKSWLERIPYTALVGDITCETPFHFHGKDLREIRKTELCPLLSDSEVEASLGIPHLSLNKENAWPTKPSSMLSSVHFTASSVEYKSSNKQPKPTKQPRTPRPPSTSQALYPGPNQPPIAPYQTRPPIPIICPTGCTCNLHINDLGLTVNCKERGFNNISELLPRPLNAKKLYLSSNLIQKIYRSDFWNFSSLDLLHLGNNRISYVQDGAFINLPNLKSLFLNGNDIEKLTPGMFRGLQSLHYLYFEFNVIREIQPAAFSLMPNLKLLFLNNNLLRTLPTDTFAGTSLARLNLRKNYFLYLPVAGVLEHLNAIVQIDLNENPWDCTCDLVPFKQWIETISSVSVVGDVLCRSPENLTHRDVRTIELEVLCPEMLHTAPAGASPAQPGDSHFAGGPTSASPYEFASSGGPVPLSVLILSLLVLFFSAVFVAAGLFAYVLRRRRKKLPFRSKRQEGVDLTGIQMQCHRLFEDGGGGGGGGGGGGRPTLSSPEKAPPVGHVYEYIPHPVTQMCNNPIYKPREEEEVAVSSVQETGSAERGGPGTQPPGMGEVLLGSEQFVETPKENHSNYRTLLEKEKEWALAVSSSQLNTIVTVNHHHPHPHHPAVGGVSGVVAGTGGDLAGFRHHEKNGGVVLFPPGGGCGGGSVLLDRERPQPAPCTVGFVDCLYGTVPKLKELHVHPPGMQYPDLQQDARLKETLLFSAGKGFTDHQTQKSDYLELRAKLQTKPDYLEVLEKTAYRF from the coding sequence ATGATGAAACCGTCCATAGCTGAGATGCTTCATAGAGGGAGGATGTTGTGGATTATTCTTCTAAGCACAATTGCTCTGGGATGGACTACCCCGATTCCCCTGATAGAGGACTCAGAGGAAATAGATGAGCCCTGCTTTGATCCATGCTACTGTGAAGTTAAAGAGAGCCTTTTCCATATACATtgtgacaacaaaggatttacaAATATTAGTCAGATTACTGAGTTCTGGTCCAGACCTTTTAAACTGTATCTGCAGAGGAATTCGATGAGGAAATTGTACACCAacagttttcttcatttgaataaTGCTGTGTCCATTAACCTGGGGAACAATGCATTGCAGGACATTCAAACGGGAGCTTTCAATGGTCTTAAGATTTTAAAGAGGCTCTATCTCCATGAGAACAAACTAGATGTCTTCAGAAATGACACCTTCCTGGGCTTGGACAGTCTCGAATATCTGCAGGCAGATTACAACGTCATTAAACGTATTGAGAGTGGGGCATTTCGGAACCTAAGCAAACTGAGGGttctgattttaaatgataatctcATCCCCATGCTTCCAACCAATTTGTTTAAGGCCGTCTCCTTAACCCATCTGGACTTGCGTGGAAACAGGTTAAAGGTTCTGTTTTATCGAGGAATGCTAGACCACATTGGCAGGAACCTGATGGAGCTCCAGCTGGAAGAAAATCCCTGGAACTGTACATGTGAGATTGTGCAACTGAAGAGTTGGCTGGAACGTATTCCTTACACTGCCCTGGTGGGAGACATCACCTGTGAGACCCCTTTCCACTTTCATGGAAAGGACCTGCGAGAAATCAGGAAGACAGAACTCTGTCCTTTGTTGTCGGACTCTGAGGTGGAGGCTAGTTTGGGGATTCCCCACTTGTCTTTGAACAAGGAGAATGCATGGCCAACTAAGCCTTCCTCAATGTTGTCTTCTGTCCATTTTACTGCTTCCTCTGTTGAATACAAGTCCTCAAATAAGCAGCCCAAACCCACCAAACAACCCCGAACACCACGGCCACCATCCACATCCCAAGCTTTATACCCTGGTCCAAACCAACCTCCCATTGCTCCTTACCAGACCAGACCACCCATTCCCATCATATGCCCTACTGGCTGTACCTGTAATTTGCACATCAATGACCTTGGCCTGACTGTCAACTGCAAAGAGCGAGGATTTAATAACATTTCTGAACTTCTTCCAAGGCCACTGAATGCCAAGAAACTGTACCTGAGTAGCAATCTGATTCAGAAAATATACCGTTCCGATTTTTGGAATTTCTCTTCATTGGATCTCTTGCATCTCGGGAACAATCGTATTTCTTATGTCCAGGATGGGGCCTTCATCAACTTGCCCAACCTAAAGAGTCTCTTTCTCAATGGCAATGATATCGAGAAGCTGACACCAGGCATGTTCCGAGGCCTACAGAGTTTGCACTACTTGTATTTTGAGTTCAATGTCATTCGGGAAATCCAGCCTGCAGCCTTCAGCCTCATGCCCAACTTGAAGCTACTATTCCTCAATAATAACTTGTTGAGGACCCTGCCAACGGACACCTTTGCAGGCACATCCCTGGCCCGGCTCAACCTGAGGAAAAACTACTTCCTCTACCTTCCTGTGGCTGGTGTCCTAGAGCATTTGAATGCCATTGTCCAGATAGACCTCAATGAGAATCCCTGGGACTGCACCTGTGACCTGGTCCCCTTTAAACAGTGGATCGAAACCATCAGCTCAGTCAGTGTAGTCGGGGATGTACTCTGCAGGAGCCCTGAAAACCTCACCCACCGTGATGTGCGCACTATCGAGCTGGAAGTCCTCTGCCCAGAGATGCTGCACACTGCACCTGCGggagcctccccagcccagcctggagaTTCTCACTTTGCTGGCGGGCCAACAAGTGCATCACCGTATGAGTTTGCTTCGTCCGGAGGCCCAGTGCCACTTTCTGTGTTGATTCTCAGCCTGCTGGTTCTGTTTTTTTCAGCAGTCTTCGTAGCTGCAGGCCTCTTTGCTTATGTGCTGCGCCGGCGCCGGAAGAAGCTGCCCTTTAGAAGCAAGCGGCAGGAAGGTGTAGACCTTACTGGTATCCAGATGCAATGCCACCGGCTTTTTGAAGATGgtggaggaggtggaggtggaggtggaggtgggggtcgACCAACTCTTTCGTCCCCAGAGAAGGCCCCTCCCGTGGGTCATGTCTATGAGTACATTCCTCACCCAGTTACCCAGATGTGCAACAACCCCATCTACAAGCCTCGTGAGGAAGAGGAAGTGGCTGTTTCATCAGTCCAGGAGACAGGGAGTGCAGAACGTGGGGGTCCCGGGACACAACCGCCAGGAATGGGTGAGGTTCTCCTCGGAAGTGAGCAGTTTGTTGAGACGCCCAAGGAGAACCACAGCAACTACCGGACCTtgctggagaaagaaaaggagtggGCCCTGGCAGTATCCAGCTCCCAGCTCAACACCATAGTGACAGTGAACCATcatcaccctcaccctcaccaccCAGCAGTTGGTGGGGTTTCGGGGGTAGTTGCAGGAACAGGAGGAGACTTGGCTGGGTTCCGCCACCATGAGAAGAACGGTGGGGTGGTGCTGTTTCCTCCGGGGGGAGGCTGTGGTGGTGGCAGTGTGCTACTAGACCGAGAGAGGCCACAGCCAGCTCCCTGCACAGTGGGATTCGTGGACTGTCTCTATGGCACAGTGCCCAAATTAAAGGAACTGCACGTCCACCCTCCTGGCATGCAATACCCAGACTTACAGCAGGATGCCAGGCTCAAAGAAACCCTTCTCTTCTCGGCTGGAAAGGGCTTCACAGACCACCAAACCCAAAAAAGTGATTACCTCGAGTTAAGGGCCAAACTTCAAACCAAGCCGGATTACCTCGAAGTCCTGGAGAAGACAGCATATAGGTtctaa